The following proteins come from a genomic window of Cronobacter muytjensii ATCC 51329:
- the mioC gene encoding FMN-binding protein MioC — translation MTDITLISGSTLGGAEYVAEHLAEKLEDAGYSTETLHGPLLDDLKPAGIWLLVSSTHGAGDLPDNLQPLYDALAEQRPDLSNVRYGAIGIGSREYDTFCGAIEKLDVVLTECGAKRVGEPLKINILDHDIPEDPAEVWLGSWKNLL, via the coding sequence ATGACAGACATTACCCTGATCAGTGGCAGCACTCTTGGCGGCGCGGAATACGTGGCGGAACACCTGGCTGAAAAGCTGGAAGACGCCGGTTATAGCACCGAAACGCTGCATGGCCCGCTTCTTGACGATCTTAAGCCTGCCGGTATCTGGTTGCTGGTGAGCTCCACGCATGGCGCGGGCGATCTGCCAGACAACCTGCAACCTTTATATGACGCACTGGCTGAACAACGTCCCGATCTCAGTAACGTTCGCTACGGCGCTATCGGTATCGGCAGCCGCGAATACGACACATTTTGCGGCGCTATCGAAAAGCTCGACGTGGTACTGACGGAATGTGGGGCTAAACGCGTCGGCGAACCGCTTAAGATCAACATTCTCGATCATGATATTCCGGAGGATCCGGCGGAAGTGTGGCTGGGATCCTGGAAAAATTTACTCTGA